ATCCTTGTTCACGACATCTTCCAAatgctttctctcctcccctcccctcctctgccagTGCCACCAGCTGTTCGGGTCCCGGTCTATCCCCCTGGGGGGCAGACTGCAGACAGATGCAGTACTTGCTTCTTCTCTCCAAAAACCCAGCTAGCACTTGTCAAACTAAATTGCAGAGGAACCAGCTGTCCAGGAGCCCAGCCCACACGGGGAGATTTTCAAATCCAGAGCTCTCTCCTTTAACTCTGTTTTGACGCTCCCATTCGATTCCTAATAAATGCTCTAAAGATGCGAAAAGTAGAGACAAAGATGTCTGGATGTGAGAGGTCACGGGGACGGTTTCGTGAAAAGCAGCTGAGGCACCGAGAAGAGacgggaaaggaaggaaagagcagCCGCTCCAGGGCCAAAGCCTGGAGAAtcgtgggggcgggggggagcggACGGAGGAAGACCGAGAAAGGAGGGGAGCCCTGCTGGACACAGGCTGAGGAAGGGGGCTCGGGAGACTAAGGGTAATAGGACAACTGGGCCTGCGATGGGGAAACGTACTACGAACAACGGCCCCGGACCACCACGGGGGTGCCGGCCGCGGCAGGCGGGAAGAGGGTAAGTCCAGCGGGGAAGAGAAGGTTCAGGGGAGCCCGGGGGAGGCGAGGCCCGGGCCGCGCGCCCACCTGCGAGTAGGAGCACTTCTCCGAGTCGCTTCCGCCCAGGACGGCGCACGCCTCATTCTCCAGCTCCTCGTCCTCCTCAAGTACGTCGACCAACGATACCACGGGCTCCAGCTCCGACTGCCGCCCAGCGGGCTCCCCGGCTCCGGCCATTCTCAACTGTCACCCGGACCGCCTCTCGGCCCCGGCGGAGGCGGGAAAAGCGGCCGCGAGGGGCGGGGCCGGAGGAGGCGGGGCCTCAGTGCCAGGCACCAATCCCAGAGACGGGGAgcgaaggaagggggaggagcgACTCCCGACAAACGGAAGTtactcctctcccttctcccgcCTGCGCCAGCGGCGAGCTGGCTTCCGCTTCCGGGTGGCGCGTCATCGCTGTGCGCTCTGGAAGTTCGGCGGTGTCCATGGAGTTGTTGGCCGAGTACGTCGGGCAGGACGGGCAGCGACAGCAGCTACGGGTGCCCTGTGAGGCGCCGGGCGTCGCCGACTCTTTCCAGGGCTTGTTGTCGGGCGTGGCTAAGATGAGGGAGCTGGTGACCAACCTCCTCGGCTCCCCGGTACAGCGGGAAGCACAGGACCGGGTGGCGGCGGCTCCAGAGAAGGCGTTGGACGGTGAGTTCTGAGACGGTGCTGGAGCGACAGATGGGTGGGCAGGGGCGCCCAGGGAAAGTCTGCTCAGGGAGCCTGCGTGGAGTGGCAAACTTGGAGAAAGTGAGCCTGGGGGGAAGAAATCCAACTAAAACTTCTTAGCACCTTCCGCCAGATCTGGGCTGTACCTGGGCTCATTTACCAGGGCTGCTTTTCACGATTCTCTTTGCatttaaatcacacacacacaaaaacgtgCTGAACGTCTACTGCTGTATGCCAGTCATTGGGCTGAACTCTGGAGAAAGAATGAAACTCAGTTCCTGTCCTTGTGGAACTCTGACCGCTGAGGGGTTAGACAGACAAACACTCTTATTAAAGAGTAGAAGGATGACCCTAGGCTCCTCTGTAGCTATTGCAAACCTAGAGAACCCAAGAAGACTTCAGAGAGGGCGTGAATTCTAAGCTGGCTGTTGAAGGATGGAAAGGAATCTTCCCCGGTGTAAAATTACGAACAAGTTTGGAAGACTGCCATCTGTCACAGAATAGGAGCAGGTTCCGAAGATTGCAGCAGATTTTATATGAACAAGTCTTAACTCTCAGGGActcctttcctttcccagttTTGTAGGTGCAGTTTGAAAGTAGAAACGGGAAATTTAAGTGTATTCGTTTTTTTTAAGTCTTGTCTTGACTACCCTGAGCTGAAGAACCTAAGAACTAAATATTAGAATCAGGACTTAATTCCTCTGTAGAGGAGCTTAAACTGTACTGTACTTTCCTTTCCATCTTGTTTACATCTTGATTGCCAGATAATGTGAAGGAACCAATTCAGAATATTACACGAACTTCAGATAATAGATTGTTTCCATGAAAGAGAAGTCCTGGTTCTTGCCTCCAAAAGTTCCTCTCTGATCCGTTGAAAATATTATCATTGGAATAAGGACAGGTATAGGTAGagccatttttatatatatatatatatatatatatatatatataattacttacTGGAAAAGTAACTGCTGTCTCTTCTACTAATAGTGGGTCAGTAATATCTTCATACAGGAAGACATGCTTTTGTATATTCAACGAGGTCCCTATAAAGCTTCTGTTTGAATTTCCTTTGTTAAAAGCTGTAGAGATTAAAATGACAGATTTTATCTTATATGAATCATATCTtaacaaatacaaaattttaaaaatgtaacaattaTGAAAGAAAAGTGGTAGAACGCAACactagaaagacaaatagtggtgatcattttgtaatgtacagaagtattgagtcactgtgttgtGCACCTGGAGCTAACAGTGTTgtgggtcaattatacttcaattgaaaaaaagtcatcataatgaccaaaaaaaaaaaaaaagaatccagttaCCAAGTgtgcagaagacttgaatagacagtGCTCCagataagatatacaaatggccagaaagcacctgaaaagatgctcaacatcattgactttcagggaaaggcaaatcaaagcCGCAGTGACATACCATGCCATGCCCACTAGGAAGGCTGTAATCAGAAAGAACAATAACAAGTCTTGGctaggatgtgaagaaattggagcCCTCATACACTGcgggtggaaatgcaaaatggtgtaccttctttggagaacactttgtcagttcctcaaaaagttaaacataaatttgtCGTAcgacctagcaattctactcctagggaTTCCTAGTTCCACTCCTCGTTCTCCCGAGAGAACTGGAAACATGTTCCCGTTAAAAACAAAcgcacaaatgttcatagctgcattattcataatagctaaaaagtggaaacaacacagATGTCCATCAGCTcatgagtagataaacaaaatatatatccatacaatggatattactcagcaacagaaaggaatgaagtactgataaatgctatacaacatgaatgaactctgaaaacatgataagtgaaagaaggcagacacaaaaggccacatgttttACGATTCATTTGTATGAAGTGTCCACAATAGACAAATCTAAGAGAtaggaaagtagattagtggctgccaagGACTGAGgggaatgggaagtgactgctaattTGTATGAGATTTCTttctgggaagatgaaaagtgtcctggaattagtggtgatggtggcCCAACCTAGTGAATATCTAAATAAACTGTACGCTTTgaaagtgaattttatggtatatgaatcaTATCTCAAAAATAACTGATAGAAAAGAAAGGTTTTAAACACCAAAATTCCCGAAGTCTTTTTAACTGTACATATTTCTAATTTGATATATCCATTGTTCTATTAATCCCTAAAGTGAAATGGTCTCATTATCAGCTGCTTTAGCTATGTATATTTCTTTCAACCGATGAACATATTGtcatacaacaaatatttattttaaaaggtgatgatgaagatgatgcaGAAGATGAAAATAACGTTGATAACAGAACTAACTCAGATGGACCCTCTGCAAAACGGCCAAAAACACCAACTTAACTGTAgcttttatgaaatttaaaagactgcTATGATATCTTATTTATCACACACTGACATTTAAGGAAGACTTGTGCTCTAATTTGGAAAGCATTTGCTTTGTTCCTCTGGGACAATTTTGTCAAAGAAGAAGGTTTTCTGCTGTTTCCATCAAAGAAAGATAGAATAAATGTttagaaaggaatcttttttcttGAGTGAGAAGTAAGTTTCAGACCATggagataaaatagacatttaataatgtataaaatccaCTATGTTGGCAACTGAattctttctttatactttttaaataccCTCTGGATTAAATTGTGTGATGTCTACATCTTTTAGCTTCTGTTATAAAAAGTATATGTCAAGGTTCATGGACAATTATATTTCAAGGAACTGACATGAACAAGTGGTGAAAATTGGGTATTAAATTTAAGAATGGCAGTTCTGTATAAGTAgaagtaaaatgggaatagagaGAAATACTGAAGAGAAAGGAGAGCCCTTGGGAGAGATCCAAGGAAACCTTGAATCCACACTCACACCCAGTACACAGACTTCTGGAGACGATACCACTCAATGGATATATGTTTAACTTGTACCTTAAGAGAGTTATAAATGGGGTGTGCTTTTAGGCTGTGACGTGCTATTTATGTTAACACAAATATAAGTCTTTAGGTAAGCAACCTGTGttgaatataaaaagatattttgtgtCATCCTGTAGTCAAACTTTGATTTTGCTTAGCAAAGGACTATCAAATcctttaaatatacatatgtatatattcctaaaatatatgtgtgtgtgtgtatgtattcctTTTCTGCTTGTCGGAGGGACTAaggcatttttcatttattctgcgTGTTTCCTGATTCATTTAGATAGCTAAACTGCAGAGAAATCAAGTAGCATGTACCTACTGAAACACAAATTgtcatagaattttagagttgGAAGTAACCTTACAGATTATATGATTTATTTCAGAGGTGAATCAAATGTGAGGTATTTGCCCTGAGTTACAGAGCTTATTGGCAGAGCTTGGGTTATACACATAGCCTTTGAAAGATTCCCGTAGCACTTTCCCAGTTACACATTCTGAAACCTATAGCTTACAAAGTACATGCTATTAAGGAAACTGAATTTACACACCTTTTCATATCTTTAAAGTATTGTTTTACTTGGAACATCAGCCTTCCACTAAGTACTCTTATGTAATTAAAACAATACCAACTAGAAAAAGTTTTATAAATGGTCAGAAATTACCTTGTTTAGTTTGTGATAATGTCTCTAATATTGGGATTTCAGCTCAGTTACTGATTTGTAATAATCTTTTATCTTTATACAATCCTTAAAAAAACAAGCTGTATAATTAAAATAGTTCATACTTCTAAAGTAGTAGCTGAACTTTGCTCCTGAACATTTTGTCTCCTTCTGTGTTTAGTAAGTATGTTTATGAAGAAGAAATGTCAACATATTTTTGCTTGTGGTCTAGTGTTTGGAGGTCTGGGTTATAGGTCTGATCGATCTTTTTCTGATTCTAATACTGTCTTCCTAAGTGAGCCACATGCATGACAAAAAAGATTTTGAAGGTTTGAGGGACCAGCTTGAAGGACCAGTAGAAAAGAAATGCCTTGACTGGTTTTCTAATCTGAAAACCAGAGGTAAAACTGTTGGCCACAGGCATACAGGATACAGTTATTCTCTGAAACAGCTCCAACTTTACTGTTATACAAGAAAGTCAACCCCACAATCCCACCTAAAAATAAGCTTGATGCTAGACttaggtaatttttatttatttatttatttatttttgtgtgtgtggtacgcgggcctctcactgttgtggcctctcacgttgcggagcacaggctccggacgcacaggctcagcggccatggctcacgggcccagccgctccgcggcatgtgggatcctcccggaccgg
Above is a genomic segment from Pseudorca crassidens isolate mPseCra1 chromosome 1, mPseCra1.hap1, whole genome shotgun sequence containing:
- the GON7 gene encoding EKC/KEOPS complex subunit GON7, yielding MELLAEYVGQDGQRQQLRVPCEAPGVADSFQGLLSGVAKMRELVTNLLGSPVQREAQDRVAAAPEKALDGDDEDDAEDENNVDNRTNSDGPSAKRPKTPT